In one Brienomyrus brachyistius isolate T26 chromosome 5, BBRACH_0.4, whole genome shotgun sequence genomic region, the following are encoded:
- the ttyh2 gene encoding protein tweety homolog 2 isoform X2: MGNIQSGLNQHLERLDEIFATRGDYVQTLRFMQQMADNIIRQLVGLPDWENGKVDLAEAADHIARAEYYRWLTYLILLILDLVICLVTCLGLAKQSRLLLTTMMVFGVLTLILSWASLGADLATAVGISDFCVSPDKFLMNQTKDFITADITHYYLYCSQTLPSPFQQALTIFQRSLTTMQIQVQGLLQFAVPLFPTAERDLLSIQYLLNSSEASLHQLTALLDCRGLHKDYLEALLGVCYDGVEGLLYLCLFSLLAAGASCAMLCVVPRVLRRIAARERDYDDMDEEDPFNPQAHRMAARNPGRSNLHSFCSYSSSLGSQSSLQPPTQAASNAPVSEYMNQSVLFGGNPRYENVPLIGRGSPPPSVYFQPFSNAYSPSMRANYLSMTEDQVRHFGNDLRA; the protein is encoded by the exons ATGGGCAACATTCAGAGCGGGTTAAATCAGCACCTGGAGCGACTGGACGAGATTTTCGCCACACGTGGTGACTATGTGCAGACGCTGCGCTTCATGCAGCAAATGGCCGACAACATCATCCGGCAACTGGTAGGCCTGCCAGACTGGGAAAACGGCAAGGTGGACCTGGCCGAGGCGGCCGATCATATCGCCCGCGCCGAGTACTACAG GTGGCTCACATACCTGATACTGCTGATCCTGGACCTGGTGATCTGCCTGGTGACCTGCCTGGGACTGGCCAAGCAGTCCCGCTTGCTGCTGACCAC GATGATGGTGTTCGGCGTCCTGACCTTGATCCTCAGCTGGGCCTCGCTAGGAGCCGACCTCGCCACAGCCGTG GGCATCAGTGACTTTTGCGTCTCACCTGACAAGTTCCTCATGAATCAGACCAAGGACTTCATCACCGCCG ACATTACGCACTACTACCTGTACTGTAGCCAGACCCTGCCCAGCCCCTTCCAGCAG GCACTGACCATATTCCAGCGGTCGCTGACCACCATGCAGATCCAGGTGCAGGGCCTCCTGCAGTTCGCTGTGCCTCTCTTCCCCACAGCAGAG AGGGACCTGCTGAGCATCCAGTACCTGCTGAATTCCTCGGAGGCTAGTCTGCACCAGCTCACTGCCCTGCTGGACTGTCGGGGGTTGCACAAG GACTACCTAGAGGCTTTGCTGGGCGTGTGCTACGACGGCGTCGAGGGCCTGCTCTACCTGTGCCTCTTCTCCTTGCTGGCGGCCGGCGCATCCTGTGCCATGCTGTGCGTCGTGCCACGGGTCCTCAGACGTATCGCCGCCCG GGAGCGCGACTATGACGACATGGATGAGGAGGACCCGTTCAACCCGCAAGCACACCGAATGGCGGCCCGCAACCCCGGCCGCAGCAACCTGCACAGCTTCTGCAGCTACAGCAGCAGCCTGGGCAGCCAGAGCAGCCTGCAGCCGCCCACACAGGCAGCCAGCAACGCACCCGTATCCGAGTACAT GAACCAATCAGTGCTCTTCGGGGGGAACCCTCGTTACGAGAATGTGCCGCTGATTGGCCGAGGATCCCCGCCCCCCTCG GTGTACTTTCAGCCTTTTAGCAACGCA TACTCCCCCAGCATGAGGGCCAACTACTTGTCTATGACAGAAGACCAAGTCAGACACTTCGGAAATGACTTACGGGCATAG
- the ttyh2 gene encoding protein tweety homolog 2 isoform X1, with protein MGNIQSGLNQHLERLDEIFATRGDYVQTLRFMQQMADNIIRQLVGLPDWENGKVDLAEAADHIARAEYYRWLTYLILLILDLVICLVTCLGLAKQSRLLLTTMMVFGVLTLILSWASLGADLATAVGISDFCVSPDKFLMNQTKDFITADITHYYLYCSQTLPSPFQQALTIFQRSLTTMQIQVQGLLQFAVPLFPTAERDLLSIQYLLNSSEASLHQLTALLDCRGLHKDYLEALLGVCYDGVEGLLYLCLFSLLAAGASCAMLCVVPRVLRRIAARERDYDDMDEEDPFNPQAHRMAARNPGRSNLHSFCSYSSSLGSQSSLQPPTQAASNAPVSEYMNQSVLFGGNPRYENVPLIGRGSPPPSPFSNAYSPSMRANYLSMTEDQVRHFGNDLRA; from the exons ATGGGCAACATTCAGAGCGGGTTAAATCAGCACCTGGAGCGACTGGACGAGATTTTCGCCACACGTGGTGACTATGTGCAGACGCTGCGCTTCATGCAGCAAATGGCCGACAACATCATCCGGCAACTGGTAGGCCTGCCAGACTGGGAAAACGGCAAGGTGGACCTGGCCGAGGCGGCCGATCATATCGCCCGCGCCGAGTACTACAG GTGGCTCACATACCTGATACTGCTGATCCTGGACCTGGTGATCTGCCTGGTGACCTGCCTGGGACTGGCCAAGCAGTCCCGCTTGCTGCTGACCAC GATGATGGTGTTCGGCGTCCTGACCTTGATCCTCAGCTGGGCCTCGCTAGGAGCCGACCTCGCCACAGCCGTG GGCATCAGTGACTTTTGCGTCTCACCTGACAAGTTCCTCATGAATCAGACCAAGGACTTCATCACCGCCG ACATTACGCACTACTACCTGTACTGTAGCCAGACCCTGCCCAGCCCCTTCCAGCAG GCACTGACCATATTCCAGCGGTCGCTGACCACCATGCAGATCCAGGTGCAGGGCCTCCTGCAGTTCGCTGTGCCTCTCTTCCCCACAGCAGAG AGGGACCTGCTGAGCATCCAGTACCTGCTGAATTCCTCGGAGGCTAGTCTGCACCAGCTCACTGCCCTGCTGGACTGTCGGGGGTTGCACAAG GACTACCTAGAGGCTTTGCTGGGCGTGTGCTACGACGGCGTCGAGGGCCTGCTCTACCTGTGCCTCTTCTCCTTGCTGGCGGCCGGCGCATCCTGTGCCATGCTGTGCGTCGTGCCACGGGTCCTCAGACGTATCGCCGCCCG GGAGCGCGACTATGACGACATGGATGAGGAGGACCCGTTCAACCCGCAAGCACACCGAATGGCGGCCCGCAACCCCGGCCGCAGCAACCTGCACAGCTTCTGCAGCTACAGCAGCAGCCTGGGCAGCCAGAGCAGCCTGCAGCCGCCCACACAGGCAGCCAGCAACGCACCCGTATCCGAGTACAT GAACCAATCAGTGCTCTTCGGGGGGAACCCTCGTTACGAGAATGTGCCGCTGATTGGCCGAGGATCCCCGCCCCCCTCG CCTTTTAGCAACGCA TACTCCCCCAGCATGAGGGCCAACTACTTGTCTATGACAGAAGACCAAGTCAGACACTTCGGAAATGACTTACGGGCATAG
- the dnai2b gene encoding dynein axonemal intermediate chain 2, with protein MEIVYVYARRRCHFGRPCNFSDRPAELHVDVLPDPALAADFIRRDPCDVAAQGAQEMSEHEVNTERFESEARGINHVEGGWPKDINPQEMEQTIRFRKKVEKDENYLNTVMQLGTLMEHCIKQNNAIDIYQEYFEDEEEMVDSRERPSAKTINVFRDPNEVKRTATSLSWHPDGSRKLAIAYSCLEFQRAAKNMSFDSYIWDIENPSCPEMTLKPASPLVCLEYNPKDSHILLGGSYNGQIGYWDTRKGSQPVETSAIEHGHRDPVYKAIWLQSKTGTDTFSASTDGQVLWWDIRKMSEPTERLVLDLSRKGNLDNALGAISLEFETTMPTKFMVGTEQGLVVSCNRKAKTPAEKIVCTYSGHHGPIYALQRNPFFPKNFLTVADWTARIWSEDIKESSIMWTKYHASYLMDGCWSPVRPSVFFTVKMDGTLDVWDYLFKQNDPTLSLKVSDEGLFSLRVQDNGALLACGSQLGTATLLEVSPDLSTMQRNEKALATAMFERETKREKILEARQREMRVKERSRSEQSKEDEGRDADAGEESTEQLLARAEREFFEIVGAELKKRELEAGQEQVGEGEEKDVCDEKHL; from the exons ATGGAGATCGTGTACGTGTACGCTAGGAGGCGCTGCCACTTCGGCCGTCCCTGTAACTTCTCAGACCGGCCGGCCGAGCTGCATGTGGACGTGCTGCCGGACCCGGCGCTGGCGGCCGACTTCATTCGCAGGGACCCCTGCGACGTGGCCGCGCAGGGCGCGCAGGAGATGTCGGAGCACGAG GTGAACACGGAGCGCTTTGAGTCAGAAGCTCGCGGGATAAACCATGTGGAGGGGGGCTGGCCCAAGGACATCAACCCCCAGGAAATGGAGCAGACCATTCGCTTCCGGAAGAAGGTGGAGAAGGACGAGAACTATCTCAACACTGTTATGCAGCTGGGAACT CTCATGGAGCATTGCATTAAGCAGAACAACGCCATCGACATCTACCAGGAATACtttgaggatgaagaggagatgGTGGACTCCAGGGAGCGTCCCTCAGCCAAGACCATTAATGTCTTCAG GGACCCCAACGAGGTGAAGCGCACAGCCACCAGCCTATCCTGGCACCCAGACGGCAGCCGCAAGCTGGCCATCGCCTACTCCTGCCTGGAGTTCCAGCGGGCTGCCAAGAACATGAGCTTTGACTCCTACATATGGGACATCG AGAATCCCAGCTGTCCTGAGATGACCCTGAAACCGGCGTCCCCGCTTGTCTGCCTGGAGTATAATCCCAAAGACTCCCACATCCTGCTTGGAGGCAGCTACAACGGGCAGATAG GCTACTGGGATACCCGTAAAGGGAGCCAGCCGGTGGAGACCTCAGCAATCGAGCATGGTCACAGGGACCCCGTGTATAAGGCCATCTGGCTGCAGTCGAAGACTGGCACTGACACCTTCTCCGCCTCCACCGACGGCCAG GTGCTGTGGTGGGACATCCGGAAGATGAGCGAGCCCACCGAGAGGCTGGTGCTGGATCTCAGCAGAAAGGGCAACTTGGACAACGCGCTGGGTGCCATCTCCCTGGAGTTTGAGACCACCATG CCAACGAAGTTCATGGTAGGGACGGAGCAGGGACTGGTGGTGTCCTGCAACCGCAAAGCCAAGACCCCAGCAGAGAAGATTGTTTGCACCTACAGTGGCCACCACGGTCCCATCTATGCCCTGCAAAGAAACCCCTTCTTCCCCAAGAACTTCCTGACTGTGGCGGACTGGACAGCACGCATCTGGTCTGAGGACATCAAAGAATCGTCCATCATGTGGACTAA GTACCACGCGTCCTATCTGATGGACGGCTGCTGGAGCCCGGTCAGGCCCTCTGTCTTCTTCACCGTGAAGATGGACGGCACCCTGGATGTGTGGGATTACCTCTTCAAGCAGAATGACCCCACACTCAGCCTGAAG GTGAGTGACGAGGGCCTCTTCAGCCTGCGGGTCCAGGACAATGGGGCCCTGCTGGCCTGTGGATCCCAGTTGGGCACGGCCACGCTGCTGGAGGTCTCTCCGGACCTGAGCACCATGCAGAGGAATGAGAAGGCCCTGGCCACCGCG ATGTTCGAGCGCGAGACCAAGCGGGAGAAGATCCTGGAGGCTCGGCAGAGGGAGATGCGGGTAAAGGAGCGGAGCCGCTCGGAGCAGAGCAAGGAGGACGAAGGCCGGGATGCCGACGCCGGGGAAGAGAGCACCGAGCAGCTGCTGGCCCGCGCAGAGAGGGAGTTCTTCGAGATTGTGGGGGCGGAGCTGAAGAAGAGGGAACTGGAGGCGGGGCAGGAGCAGGTCGGAGAGGGAGAG GAGAAGGATGTCTGTGACGAGAAGCACCTCTGA